A DNA window from Halorubrum sp. DM2 contains the following coding sequences:
- a CDS encoding IS4 family transposase codes for MNTQTDSVSPSTVGAEFYSLLDAVDSEFIADDFEIGTHTTKHDFDNHLKVAIFEGVNPSDSLAELAEKTDIYDELSYMAGSTFSRLTNDRDYRAVVRLFLELLHSPQLYHQRAVQRKRLDWLDRAVVATDATNLNLTRSVAVPSERLDTEILRVIDPDEKGLHLNLSARVDGDAKHPLGVTITPGVMREPTQFDHLQSDVEVFTDLDSPIHVFDRGYLDYDRFCELKERETDFICFLQADARVDVLEHIQDVEITDEQGTRYLRDERIELAETGEQFRRIVFEDVDGEELAYLTTLSSAYAPVEVMSIYTLRTMIEILFRELKQYTNIESFHSQSLNGVLFEIFCTLIGYVLVEWFRQRHPLRGGVPEAIRTIRTRWNTSLRSYG; via the coding sequence ATGAATACACAAACTGACAGCGTTTCTCCATCAACTGTTGGGGCTGAGTTTTACTCGCTGCTCGACGCAGTCGACAGCGAGTTCATTGCTGACGACTTCGAAATCGGGACACACACCACAAAACACGATTTTGACAACCATCTCAAAGTCGCTATTTTTGAAGGAGTCAATCCATCTGATTCACTTGCCGAACTCGCCGAGAAAACGGACATCTATGATGAATTGTCGTACATGGCTGGCTCGACTTTCTCTAGGTTGACGAACGACCGCGACTACCGCGCGGTCGTTCGTCTGTTCTTGGAGTTGCTTCATTCACCACAGCTCTATCATCAACGCGCTGTCCAACGGAAGCGACTTGACTGGCTTGATCGTGCCGTTGTAGCAACTGACGCGACTAATTTGAATCTCACTAGGTCAGTTGCGGTTCCAAGTGAACGTCTTGACACCGAGATTCTGCGCGTGATTGATCCCGATGAGAAAGGCCTCCATCTCAACCTTTCCGCGCGTGTAGATGGCGACGCCAAGCACCCGCTTGGCGTCACGATCACGCCGGGCGTTATGCGTGAGCCGACCCAGTTCGACCATCTCCAAAGCGATGTCGAGGTCTTTACAGACCTCGACTCGCCAATCCACGTCTTCGACCGTGGCTACCTCGATTATGACCGGTTTTGCGAGCTCAAAGAGCGTGAAACGGACTTCATCTGTTTCCTCCAAGCAGACGCTCGTGTCGACGTCCTGGAACACATCCAGGACGTCGAGATTACCGACGAGCAGGGAACACGATATCTCCGTGATGAACGGATTGAGCTTGCCGAAACTGGCGAACAATTCCGCCGCATCGTCTTCGAAGATGTTGATGGCGAGGAACTAGCGTACCTGACGACGTTGTCGTCAGCGTACGCGCCTGTCGAAGTGATGAGTATCTACACGCTTCGCACGATGATCGAGATCCTCTTCCGGGAACTCAAGCAGTACACAAATATCGAGAGCTTCCACTCTCAGTCGTTGAATGGCGTTCTCTTCGAGATTTTCTGCACATTGATCGGGTACGTGTTAGTCGAGTGGTTCCGGCAGCGCCACCCACTGCGGGGTGGCGTGCCGGAAGCGATCCGAACAATTCGGACACGGTGGAACACATCGCTACGATCCTACGGCTGA
- the ugpC gene encoding sn-glycerol-3-phosphate ABC transporter ATP-binding protein UgpC has translation MSQVQLSDVTKMYDDVLAVEGIDITVRDGEFLVVVGPSGCGKSTTLRMVAGLETISNGEIRIGSKVVNDVRPQDRNIAMVFQNYALYPHMTVRENMSFGLRLSGEFEDAEINERVEDAAELLEIPELLDQYPKQLSGGQQQRVALGRSIVRDPDVFLMDEPLSNLDAKLRSQMRTELQRLHEELGVSTIYVTHDQTEAITMGDRIAILNHGELQQIAEPEICYSEPNNRFVAGFIGSPSMNFFEVDVESTSDGIAVQGDGFETDLDVSLPPGRYTLGVRPEDLYTIDGTGRLSATVDVVEPMGADNYLYFKPPTDGDEEIIARVDNEFRPDPGELVTLDFDVADIHFFDESGDRVPVEATAERMA, from the coding sequence ATGAGCCAAGTACAGCTGTCAGACGTAACGAAAATGTATGACGACGTACTCGCAGTTGAGGGAATTGACATAACGGTTCGCGACGGAGAGTTCCTTGTTGTGGTCGGCCCGTCCGGCTGTGGGAAATCGACGACCCTCCGCATGGTCGCGGGCCTAGAGACGATTTCCAACGGCGAAATTCGGATCGGCTCGAAGGTTGTCAACGATGTGCGGCCACAGGACCGGAACATAGCGATGGTGTTCCAGAACTACGCGCTCTATCCACACATGACCGTGCGGGAGAACATGTCATTCGGCCTGCGGCTCTCGGGTGAGTTTGAGGACGCCGAGATCAATGAGCGAGTCGAGGATGCGGCCGAACTCCTCGAAATCCCGGAACTGCTGGACCAGTACCCGAAGCAGCTGTCGGGCGGACAGCAACAGCGAGTCGCTCTCGGTCGCTCGATTGTCCGCGATCCGGACGTCTTCCTGATGGATGAGCCGCTCTCCAACCTCGACGCGAAGCTCCGCTCACAGATGCGGACGGAACTCCAGCGCCTACACGAGGAGCTTGGGGTCTCAACGATCTACGTTACGCACGACCAGACGGAGGCGATAACGATGGGTGACCGGATCGCCATCCTCAATCATGGGGAGCTCCAGCAGATCGCGGAGCCTGAAATCTGTTACAGCGAACCGAACAACCGGTTTGTTGCCGGGTTCATCGGCTCTCCCAGCATGAACTTCTTTGAGGTCGATGTCGAGTCGACTTCTGACGGGATAGCCGTCCAAGGAGATGGCTTCGAGACCGACCTCGACGTGTCGCTACCGCCGGGACGCTACACGCTTGGCGTCCGCCCCGAGGACCTGTATACGATCGACGGTACCGGCCGGCTCTCGGCCACTGTGGATGTCGTCGAACCCATGGGGGCAGATAACTACCTCTACTTCAAACCTCCCACGGATGGAGACGAGGAAATCATCGCCCGGGTCGACAACGAGTTCCGACCCGATCCCGGCGAACTGGTCACGCTCGATTTCGATGTCGCGGATATTCATTTCTTCGACGAGTCGGGCGACCGAGTTCCGGTTGAGGCGACCGCGGAACGAATGGCGTGA
- a CDS encoding sugar ABC transporter permease codes for MGTAEEYAETQADSRLEQGMDYLRHNSRAYLLIAPAAIFLLSVVGYPIIETFRLSLYESPADSSIETYVGLQHYVEILGSDMFYQLLWQTGRWVVIGVAGKTLLGLLIAVHLKGDIKGRKFFRTAFLIPWGIPYAISAVVFRWIEHPQYGYINAVLLKLGITDQAIGILGNPDIAWLGVVVADIWIGTPFMAIIFLAGLQSIPQELYEAAAIDGAERWHQFRYITLPQLKSVILIATLLSTIWTFVSFDTIWTMTRGGPINTTSTLVIWIYKVGLENGNLGRGAAFSVIGFLFLLVFAVVYLRVYTRGGEEL; via the coding sequence ATGGGCACTGCAGAAGAGTATGCCGAGACGCAGGCCGATTCACGCCTTGAGCAGGGAATGGACTACCTCCGTCACAATAGCCGCGCGTACCTGCTGATCGCCCCCGCCGCAATCTTCCTGTTGAGCGTCGTCGGCTATCCGATCATTGAGACGTTCCGGCTGTCGCTGTACGAATCGCCCGCCGACTCGTCGATCGAGACGTACGTCGGGCTCCAACACTACGTTGAGATACTCGGCAGCGACATGTTCTACCAGCTGCTGTGGCAGACCGGCCGCTGGGTTGTCATCGGCGTGGCAGGGAAGACGTTGCTCGGCCTGCTGATCGCCGTTCACCTGAAGGGCGACATCAAGGGTCGGAAGTTCTTCCGGACAGCGTTCCTGATCCCTTGGGGGATCCCTTACGCCATCTCCGCGGTCGTGTTCCGCTGGATCGAGCACCCGCAGTACGGCTACATCAACGCCGTCCTGCTGAAGCTCGGAATCACCGATCAGGCTATCGGTATCCTTGGGAACCCAGATATTGCGTGGCTCGGAGTTGTGGTGGCCGACATCTGGATCGGTACGCCGTTCATGGCGATTATCTTCCTGGCAGGACTCCAGTCCATCCCTCAGGAGTTGTACGAGGCGGCAGCGATCGACGGTGCCGAGCGGTGGCACCAGTTCCGGTACATCACCCTACCCCAGCTGAAGTCCGTCATCCTGATTGCGACGCTGTTATCGACTATCTGGACGTTCGTCAGCTTCGACACGATCTGGACGATGACCCGCGGGGGTCCGATCAACACCACATCGACGCTCGTGATATGGATCTACAAGGTAGGTCTAGAAAACGGGAACCTCGGCCGTGGCGCAGCGTTCAGCGTCATTGGATTCCTCTTTCTCTTAGTGTTCGCAGTCGTGTATCTGCGTGTCTACACACGGGGAGGTGAGGAACTATGA
- a CDS encoding mandelate racemase/muconate lactonizing enzyme family protein, whose protein sequence is MEITAVTATTVDVPLVDLDEPLGIGPYVTNHGQVDSMERVIVEVETDEGISGWGEMRTFLTADATESVIEDGIGPLIEGQSPFEVERLRRQVFIEYTNVELFFAAVETACWDIAGKALGKPVYELLGGSTAPEQTTAMNADAADREFGPDRDIEFAFCLGILSPAESRAKAQEALDAGFSVLKTKAGRDWQQDVARIEAMHDEVDGALEFRLDPNQGWSLDQAVRVGAALEDSGIYLQYMEQPIRVNAHNSLATLRKRLRQPIAPNEDTYIPNNLRSLAEAGAMDVAVLDLTPAGGISGLRQQASIVEDAGVPFTHHCAFDLGIRTAAILQSVHGIPGFSLPPDTTYYAWQDDIIADPFDITEGHMRVPDEPGLGIEIDREMIDQYEV, encoded by the coding sequence ATGGAAATCACGGCTGTGACAGCTACGACTGTAGACGTACCGCTTGTCGACCTCGATGAACCGCTCGGGATCGGGCCGTACGTGACGAATCACGGGCAGGTTGACTCGATGGAGCGCGTTATCGTCGAAGTGGAGACCGACGAGGGGATCTCCGGCTGGGGTGAGATGCGGACGTTCCTGACGGCGGACGCCACGGAGTCCGTCATCGAGGACGGGATCGGCCCCCTGATCGAGGGCCAGTCGCCTTTCGAAGTCGAGCGCCTCCGCCGGCAGGTGTTCATCGAGTACACGAACGTCGAACTGTTCTTTGCTGCTGTCGAGACCGCGTGCTGGGACATCGCGGGGAAAGCTCTCGGAAAGCCCGTCTACGAACTTCTTGGCGGCTCGACGGCGCCGGAACAGACCACCGCGATGAACGCGGACGCGGCTGACCGTGAATTCGGGCCTGACCGCGACATCGAGTTCGCGTTCTGTTTGGGCATCCTTTCGCCTGCTGAGTCCCGTGCTAAAGCCCAGGAAGCGCTCGACGCCGGCTTCTCAGTGCTCAAGACTAAGGCCGGCCGTGACTGGCAACAAGACGTAGCGCGGATCGAAGCCATGCACGACGAGGTCGACGGAGCGCTGGAGTTCAGGCTCGACCCGAATCAGGGTTGGTCGCTCGATCAGGCCGTCCGCGTCGGTGCAGCGCTCGAGGATTCGGGGATCTACCTCCAGTATATGGAGCAGCCGATCCGGGTCAACGCACACAACTCGCTGGCTACGCTCAGGAAGCGCCTCCGGCAACCGATCGCGCCGAATGAGGACACCTACATCCCGAACAATCTACGCTCGCTTGCCGAGGCCGGCGCGATGGACGTCGCCGTGCTTGACCTCACGCCTGCAGGCGGGATCAGCGGACTCCGACAGCAGGCCTCCATCGTTGAGGATGCCGGTGTTCCGTTCACTCACCACTGCGCGTTCGATCTGGGGATTCGGACTGCGGCCATCCTCCAGTCTGTTCACGGGATCCCGGGTTTCTCGCTTCCGCCGGACACAACCTACTACGCGTGGCAGGATGACATTATTGCTGACCCCTTCGATATCACGGAGGGGCACATGCGGGTCCCCGACGAGCCCGGACTCGGGATCGAGATCGACCGCGAGATGATCGACCAGTACGAAGTGTAG
- a CDS encoding Rid family detoxifying hydrolase produces MEEVSTDDAPDAIGPYSQGIIDDGQVYVSGQGPVDPQTGEVVSDDVTEQTERTLENVGAILEAAGTSLENVVHANVYVTDMDDYEAVNEVYAQYMSEPYPARAAMEVSRLPIKIAVEIEVVAGL; encoded by the coding sequence ATGGAGGAAGTCAGTACCGACGACGCGCCGGACGCGATCGGACCGTACTCGCAGGGGATCATCGACGACGGACAGGTCTACGTATCTGGGCAGGGACCCGTGGATCCGCAGACGGGTGAGGTCGTCTCCGACGACGTGACCGAGCAGACGGAACGGACACTGGAGAACGTCGGCGCCATCCTCGAGGCGGCCGGCACGTCGCTGGAGAACGTCGTCCACGCGAACGTCTACGTCACCGATATGGACGACTATGAGGCTGTCAACGAGGTCTACGCCCAATACATGAGCGAGCCGTATCCGGCGCGGGCCGCCATGGAGGTTTCCCGCCTGCCGATCAAGATCGCGGTCGAGATCGAAGTCGTTGCGGGCCTGTGA
- a CDS encoding IclR family transcriptional regulator — MTEDRTPRRIKSVSTAFDILKILRDEEGATVTEIAEAIDRSPGTTHTYLATMEEKGYVRVENSEYRVGLFALPLGEYVRATSRLYQTGKPEIDKLAQESGEAAHLVVESHGHEILLYEQFGPNAVGEDLYTRIKGYPRRNLHCSAASKAILAHLDESRRSKILNDYEFVARTPNTIIDEETLRAELEEVRQNGYAINDEEQIMGVRAVAAPIIHENTIYGAISLSTPTSRMQEDEFVKQVPERVLDVANVIEVNIQMP; from the coding sequence ATGACCGAAGACCGAACCCCGAGGCGGATCAAGTCGGTGAGTACAGCATTTGACATACTCAAAATTCTCAGAGATGAGGAAGGTGCGACGGTGACCGAGATCGCCGAGGCAATAGATCGTTCGCCAGGAACAACACATACCTACCTCGCGACGATGGAAGAGAAGGGGTATGTGCGGGTCGAGAACAGCGAGTATCGGGTGGGACTATTCGCTCTCCCATTGGGGGAGTACGTCCGGGCTACTTCTCGCTTGTACCAGACTGGAAAGCCTGAGATCGATAAACTGGCACAGGAGAGCGGAGAAGCAGCACACCTTGTGGTTGAGAGTCACGGCCATGAAATCCTCCTGTACGAACAGTTTGGGCCCAATGCCGTTGGTGAAGACCTGTACACACGGATCAAAGGATACCCGCGTCGAAATCTTCACTGCTCAGCCGCTAGCAAGGCGATCCTCGCACATCTTGACGAGTCTCGCCGTTCCAAAATCCTGAATGATTACGAGTTCGTCGCACGTACACCAAACACGATCATCGACGAGGAAACGCTTCGGGCAGAACTGGAGGAAGTCCGACAAAACGGCTACGCTATAAACGACGAGGAACAGATTATGGGTGTGCGTGCAGTTGCTGCACCGATAATCCACGAAAACACCATCTACGGAGCGATCAGCCTTTCGACACCGACAAGTCGGATGCAGGAAGACGAGTTTGTGAAGCAGGTGCCGGAACGAGTCCTCGACGTTGCAAATGTCATAGAGGTAAATATCCAGATGCCATAA
- a CDS encoding SDR family oxidoreductase — MAELSLTDRPAIVTGASRGIGKEIATAFAEAGGDVAICSRTYEDVAAVADQLDAAHDGQVIPVECDVTDSEAVRDLVDTTIEEFGDIRVLVNNAGGSVESADLLHRCSEEEFEWMLELNLKAPYLLAREVMPAMIAGDGGSMVHVGSVNGLFGIGLTGYSEAKSGLLALSRNIATHYGQYGIRSNVLSAGTIETQNRRDEMESTEERSGETSARDRWIDQYPLGRFGRPREVADTALFLASERSGFITGENLVVDGGLTAGLPQSFENEIYQADEPPTDR, encoded by the coding sequence ATGGCCGAGTTGTCCCTAACGGACCGTCCGGCGATCGTGACTGGCGCATCACGCGGTATCGGAAAGGAGATCGCAACGGCGTTCGCCGAAGCCGGCGGCGACGTGGCAATCTGTTCACGCACGTACGAGGATGTCGCGGCCGTCGCGGACCAGCTTGATGCCGCTCACGATGGCCAGGTGATTCCAGTGGAGTGTGATGTAACCGATTCCGAAGCCGTCCGCGACCTCGTGGACACAACGATTGAGGAGTTCGGTGACATCCGCGTTCTCGTCAACAACGCGGGCGGCTCAGTAGAGTCAGCGGATCTACTGCACCGGTGTAGCGAGGAGGAGTTCGAGTGGATGCTTGAGTTGAACCTCAAGGCGCCTTACCTGCTTGCCCGCGAGGTCATGCCCGCGATGATCGCTGGTGATGGCGGCTCAATGGTCCACGTCGGCTCGGTGAACGGGCTCTTCGGGATCGGGCTAACGGGCTACTCGGAGGCCAAGAGCGGGCTCCTCGCGCTGTCTAGGAACATCGCAACGCATTACGGCCAGTACGGGATCCGATCAAACGTCCTCTCAGCGGGGACCATCGAGACCCAGAACCGCCGGGACGAGATGGAGAGCACGGAGGAGCGGTCTGGGGAGACGAGTGCCCGCGACCGGTGGATCGACCAGTATCCTCTCGGGAGGTTCGGGCGCCCGCGCGAGGTTGCGGACACCGCACTGTTCCTGGCCAGTGAGCGCTCTGGGTTCATCACCGGTGAGAACCTCGTCGTCGATGGCGGTCTGACGGCTGGCTTGCCGCAGTCGTTCGAGAACGAGATCTACCAGGCAGACGAACCGCCGACCGATCGATGA
- a CDS encoding creatininase family protein — translation MIYETIGTNEWEWAGKPYAAIRDVAQSDGSVLVVPVGSVEQHGHHLPVITDTLLVDAMVHGGAESLRDDVPVLVTPAVWCGFSPHHLSFGGTLSLEFEHLRRVLEDIGRTGLENGFDAVCFVNGHGGNASLIDATVSTLGKTTDAEVLGTTYFTLAAPEIADLRDSKPGGMAHGGEYETSLMLYLRPDLVVESMIEKGTRWNEHYDWGGGDLLKGGQLSIYRSFAEYSNTGDIGAPELASAAKGEQIYDVVTDELGAIFTAIHEYNR, via the coding sequence ATGATCTACGAGACGATCGGTACGAACGAGTGGGAATGGGCTGGAAAACCGTACGCAGCGATCCGAGATGTCGCTCAGAGCGACGGGTCCGTCCTTGTCGTCCCCGTCGGGAGTGTGGAACAGCACGGCCATCACCTCCCAGTCATCACCGACACGCTCCTCGTGGATGCGATGGTCCACGGCGGAGCAGAGTCACTGCGGGACGACGTACCGGTACTTGTCACGCCAGCGGTCTGGTGCGGCTTCTCGCCGCACCACCTCTCGTTCGGCGGAACGCTCTCGCTGGAGTTCGAGCATCTCAGACGTGTGCTTGAGGACATCGGCCGGACAGGATTAGAGAACGGTTTCGATGCAGTCTGCTTCGTGAACGGTCACGGCGGGAACGCCTCCCTCATCGATGCGACGGTAAGCACGCTCGGGAAGACCACAGACGCGGAGGTTCTCGGGACGACCTACTTTACTCTCGCGGCACCGGAGATCGCGGACCTCCGTGATAGTAAGCCAGGCGGTATGGCTCACGGGGGCGAGTACGAGACATCACTCATGCTGTACCTCCGACCGGATCTTGTGGTGGAGTCAATGATTGAGAAAGGGACGCGCTGGAACGAGCACTACGACTGGGGCGGGGGAGATCTCCTCAAAGGAGGACAGCTCTCTATCTACCGTTCCTTCGCTGAGTACTCCAACACGGGCGATATCGGCGCCCCGGAACTCGCCAGTGCGGCGAAGGGCGAACAAATCTACGATGTCGTCACCGACGAGTTGGGCGCCATATTCACGGCGATCCACGAGTACAACCGATGA
- a CDS encoding carbohydrate ABC transporter permease, with translation MTMAGQQRTWLRKVRLYGVLIALLGVMMFPFYAMFSSTLKTESEIFSSPATLVPEDPTVEAYLQVWSQTDILLWIANSFLISIGTVVLTLALAIPAAYSCARNDFIGKRTFLLSVLVVQMFAPVVLIVGLFDVITTVGLFNSYLAVIIPAAAFTLPFNVWMLYGYFKTIPVSLEESARIDGAEQWQILTKIVLPLTKPALVASVTYTFLYAWNRLLFVLTFLTDAGKYNVPRGVFSMVGALQTDWRMMLTASVVGIIPLLILFAFLEEYIVAGMTAGAVKE, from the coding sequence ATGACGATGGCGGGTCAACAGCGGACGTGGCTCCGGAAAGTCCGCCTCTACGGTGTGCTCATTGCGCTGCTGGGTGTGATGATGTTCCCGTTCTACGCGATGTTCTCGAGCACGCTTAAGACGGAGTCAGAGATCTTCTCGAGTCCGGCCACGCTCGTGCCGGAGGATCCCACGGTTGAGGCGTACCTCCAGGTGTGGAGCCAGACGGACATCCTCCTATGGATCGCCAACAGCTTCCTGATCTCTATTGGCACTGTCGTCCTAACGCTCGCGTTAGCTATCCCGGCCGCCTACTCGTGTGCGCGGAACGATTTTATCGGGAAGCGAACATTCCTGCTGTCCGTGCTCGTTGTACAAATGTTCGCCCCCGTTGTGCTCATCGTCGGGCTCTTCGACGTCATCACAACCGTCGGACTGTTCAATAGCTACCTCGCTGTCATCATCCCGGCGGCCGCGTTCACGCTCCCGTTCAACGTCTGGATGTTGTACGGCTACTTCAAGACGATCCCGGTTTCGCTGGAGGAGTCAGCACGGATCGACGGCGCCGAACAGTGGCAGATCCTCACAAAGATCGTCTTGCCCCTGACCAAGCCGGCGCTCGTCGCGAGTGTCACCTACACGTTCCTGTACGCTTGGAACCGCCTGCTGTTCGTCCTGACATTCCTCACGGACGCCGGGAAGTACAACGTTCCCAGGGGTGTCTTCTCGATGGTAGGCGCGCTCCAGACGGACTGGCGGATGATGCTGACGGCCTCGGTCGTTGGGATCATTCCGCTGTTGATCCTCTTCGCGTTCCTCGAGGAGTACATCGTCGCAGGAATGACAGCCGGCGCGGTGAAGGAGTAA
- a CDS encoding carbohydrate-binding family 9-like protein, producing MRTTGIQRVDDSVPLVGETTGTPWERVDRVSIDRFLWTQPDSRPRTTVRVLYDDETLYLHYTVNDEHSHAEATTLNGSVWEDSCVEFFASPRPDVCNAYFNFEVNCVGTFYLGYGMGRTNRTLVTPDAAANVRVRGSISGPTKRPRSDDEGWWIAVELPFNTLSDLAGVPVDPSLGTRWRGNFYRIRKLPETLYAAWNPVEASEPDFHRPAAFGELRFQ from the coding sequence ATGAGGACGACGGGGATCCAGCGGGTTGACGACTCGGTCCCGCTAGTTGGTGAGACGACAGGGACCCCGTGGGAGCGTGTGGATCGCGTCTCGATCGACCGATTTCTCTGGACCCAACCGGATTCCCGACCGCGTACGACCGTTCGTGTGCTGTACGACGACGAAACGCTATACCTGCACTACACGGTCAACGATGAACACAGCCACGCAGAGGCCACGACGCTGAACGGGTCGGTGTGGGAGGACAGCTGCGTCGAATTCTTCGCAAGCCCGCGTCCAGATGTCTGTAATGCATACTTTAACTTTGAGGTGAACTGTGTTGGAACGTTCTACCTCGGGTACGGAATGGGCCGAACGAACCGAACGCTTGTGACACCGGATGCCGCTGCCAACGTTCGGGTCCGCGGCTCGATCAGCGGGCCAACGAAGCGGCCGCGATCGGACGACGAGGGCTGGTGGATCGCTGTGGAACTCCCGTTCAACACGTTGTCTGACCTCGCCGGCGTCCCGGTCGACCCGTCCCTGGGAACGCGTTGGCGTGGGAACTTCTATCGGATCCGGAAGCTTCCCGAGACGCTCTACGCGGCCTGGAATCCAGTCGAGGCGTCTGAACCAGATTTCCACCGTCCGGCGGCGTTCGGAGAGCTCCGGTTCCAGTGA
- a CDS encoding sugar ABC transporter substrate-binding protein, whose amino-acid sequence MSIDKIAHTDGSIDRRKVLKTMGGGGIFAFAGCLGDDSDSDNGDGSDGDGSGDGDDGRTIQFLTMGVGDNIQEFFEENNEQFEEEHDVTLEFTSVTWDNAQQTVNNRVDGGEAPDVARWPARWIPQLVGKNELEPIDELMEGEFGDRFYQGMADGCKYQGSYYGAPWAASNKCLYYNKDVFEAAGLDPENPQLDTWDDMVAAGEQIRDETDTPALGLAGAAAIETGSQYYHYHWSHGADLIDDEGLPVVNSSEGVEALTLYSDLHQEYGITQPSPLSSTRQDIRQLFESGELGMVIAHVYTGINIDAAKDNDEVDFDYGIVQVPAGPEGRYSLNTIDAVSIFAQTEVKDLAEDFLRFYLEPDRHFEYATNKGFMPTIEEVGERDHFQESSNWAPYIEAGQYARARPKLSNFNEFNNRMVQAIQEALGGQKSPQKALNDAQSDLEDAME is encoded by the coding sequence ATGTCGATAGACAAAATTGCGCACACCGACGGAAGCATTGACCGGCGGAAAGTTCTCAAGACGATGGGAGGTGGTGGCATCTTCGCGTTTGCAGGTTGTCTGGGAGACGACAGTGACTCAGACAACGGTGACGGTTCCGATGGCGATGGAAGCGGTGACGGCGACGATGGCCGGACGATCCAGTTCCTGACGATGGGGGTTGGGGACAACATTCAAGAGTTCTTTGAGGAAAACAATGAGCAGTTCGAGGAGGAACACGATGTCACCCTCGAGTTCACAAGTGTCACCTGGGACAACGCCCAGCAGACGGTGAACAACCGCGTCGATGGCGGCGAGGCGCCCGATGTCGCTCGCTGGCCAGCGCGGTGGATCCCCCAACTTGTCGGCAAAAATGAACTCGAGCCTATCGATGAGCTCATGGAGGGCGAGTTCGGCGATCGTTTCTACCAAGGAATGGCGGACGGCTGCAAGTACCAGGGGTCTTACTACGGGGCCCCATGGGCCGCATCCAACAAGTGTCTCTACTACAACAAGGATGTGTTTGAGGCCGCTGGACTTGATCCCGAGAACCCTCAACTCGATACATGGGATGATATGGTCGCGGCCGGCGAACAGATCCGAGACGAGACGGACACGCCCGCGCTGGGACTCGCCGGTGCGGCCGCCATCGAGACGGGTTCGCAGTACTACCACTACCACTGGTCACACGGCGCGGACCTGATCGACGACGAGGGGCTCCCTGTCGTGAACTCTAGCGAGGGCGTTGAGGCGCTCACTCTCTACTCCGACCTGCACCAAGAGTACGGGATCACCCAGCCCTCGCCGCTCTCGTCGACTCGACAGGATATCCGTCAGCTGTTCGAGTCTGGCGAGCTCGGGATGGTTATTGCCCACGTTTATACGGGGATCAACATTGACGCCGCGAAGGACAACGACGAAGTCGACTTCGACTACGGCATCGTTCAGGTGCCTGCCGGCCCCGAGGGTCGCTACAGCTTGAACACGATTGACGCCGTGTCGATCTTCGCCCAGACCGAGGTCAAGGATCTGGCGGAAGATTTCCTGAGGTTTTACCTCGAGCCCGACCGTCACTTCGAATACGCGACCAACAAGGGGTTCATGCCGACGATTGAGGAGGTCGGTGAGCGCGACCACTTCCAAGAATCGTCGAACTGGGCACCCTATATCGAGGCCGGCCAGTACGCTCGTGCGCGACCGAAGCTCTCGAACTTCAATGAGTTCAACAACCGCATGGTTCAAGCGATCCAAGAGGCCCTCGGTGGGCAGAAATCCCCGCAGAAGGCTCTCAACGACGCGCAGTCCGATCTCGAAGACGCGATGGAGTGA